A genome region from Oenanthe melanoleuca isolate GR-GAL-2019-014 chromosome 2, OMel1.0, whole genome shotgun sequence includes the following:
- the LOC130250204 gene encoding NAD(P)(+)--arginine ADP-ribosyltransferase 2-like isoform X2, whose protein sequence is MDLLSLLLLLLLAAAPAPGARRRERDSDIREIALGMAPNSFDDQYQRCRLKMLRALPALNRSEFGRNSAYAEAWAKAAAHWRSRAWAGSSRDEPGSSRAWAGSSQAWVGSSRAEPGSSQAKPDSSQAEPGSSPGSRRAELGSSRAWLGSSWDEPGSSQDEPGSSQAWVGSSRDEPGSRQAELGSSQDGLSSSQAWPGSSQAWPGSSWAEPGSSWAWVGSSRAEPGSKQAWLSSSRTGPGSSRAKPGSSWIGPGFSQVGPGSSQAELGPRPSSSSGSSRAWSGSSRAWSGSSPGSSWAWSGSSQAGPSSSCGSSRTKPRSLLRPEQAIALLAYTMEERLYVEFNRASRKMGRTRREYLKNFHFKVLHFLLTEALRALRGAQSHPRCLHVFRGVNRIRFTARPGQIVRLGQFASSSLLRNVSDFYGTTTTFEVLTCHGADIRRYSTYPEEEEVLIPPYETFNVTGVTWQGDEVLIQLRSHGVHSKYNCAWFREASPEPPQASLGSSWQHWQLSLAPPEP, encoded by the exons atggatctgctgtccctgctgctgctgctgctgctggcagcggccccggcccccggcGCCCGCCGCCGGGAGCGCGACAGCGACATCAGGGAGATTGCGCTGGGCATGGCCCCCAACTCCTTCGATGACCAGTACCAGCGCTGCCGCCTCAAAATGCTGCGGGCGCTGCCGGCGCTCAACCGCTCCGAGTTTGGCCGGAACAGCGCCTACGCCGAGGCCTGGGCCAAGGCCGCGGCCCACTGGCGCAGCCGGGCCTGGGCGGGCTCCAGCCGGGATGAACCGGGCTCCAGCCGGGCCTGGGCAGGTTCCAGCCAGGCCTGGGTGGGCTCCAGCCGGGCTGAACCGGGCTCTAGCCAGGCCAAACCAGACTCCAGCCAGGCTGAACCGGGCTCCAGCCCAGGTTCCAGACGGGCAGAGCTGG GTTCTAGCCGGGcctggctgggctccagctgggacGAACCGGGTTCCAGCCAAGATGAACCGGGTTCCAGCCAGGCCTGGGTGGGCTCCAGCCGGGATGAACCAGGTTCCAGGCAGGCCGAGCTGGGTTCCAGCCAAGATGGGCTGAGCTCCAGCCAGGCCTGGCCAGGTTCTAGCCAGGCCTGGCCAGGTTCCAGCTGGGCTGAACCGGGTTCCAGCTGGGCCTGGGTGGGCTCCAGCCGGGCTGAGCCGGGCTCCAAACAGGCCTGGTTGAGTTCCAGCCGAACTGGGCCAGGTTCCAGCCGGGCCAAACCGGGCTCCAGCTGGATTGGACCGGGCTTCAGCCAGGTTGGGCCGGGCTCCAGCCAGGCTGAACTGGGCCCCAGACCGAGTTCCAGCTCGGGTTCCAGCCGGGCCTGGTCAGGTTCTAGCCGGGCCTGGTCAGGTTCCAGCCCAGGTTCCAGCTGGGCCTGGTCAGGTTCCAGCCAGGCCGGGCCaagctccagctgtggctccagcaggaCCAAGCCACGCTCGCTGCTGCGGCCAGAGCAGGCCATCGCCCTGCTGGCCTACACCATGGAAGAGCGCTTGTACGTGGAGTTCAACAGGGCCTCGCGCAAGATGGGGCGCACCCGCCGGGAGTACCTGAAAAATTTCCACTTCAAggtgctgcatttcctgctgacCGAGGCGCTGAGGGCCCTGCGGGGCGCCCAGAGCCACCCGCGGTGCCTGCACGTGTTCCGCGGCGTCAACAGGATCCGCTTCaccgcccggcccgggcagATCGTGCGCCTGGGCCAGTTcgcctcctcctccctgctgaggAACGTCAGCGACTTCTACGGCACCACCACCACCTTTGAGGTGCTCACCTGCCACGGCGCCGACATCCGCCGCTACTCCACCTAccccgaggaggaggaggtgctcATCCCGCCCTACGAGACCTTCAACGTCACCGGAGTCACCTGGCAAGGGGACGAGGTCCTCATCCAGCTGCGCTCGCACGGCGTGCACAGCAAATACAACTGCGCCTGGTTCCGAG AAGcgtccccagagcccccccaggcCTCACTGGGCTcctcctggcagcactggcagctgtcACTGGCCCCCCCTGAGCCATGA
- the CCDC166 gene encoding coiled-coil domain-containing protein 166 has product MASKTKTSKDAEAPKEAIETEDPVRERKMQLQEESRTLTEHLDTYLGRALQLLHANKRLEKEAQGIQEQSQSYLSCRAKLSQDPPGMVITLDHQNRQELARIQAQREELVPQYAGKEQEVRSALQDTENEASQLGTELGELEPYKEQKAQAEQKVKELERELRVTRIRCAEDAHGVRRKFLQDKAQCEQHFQQRMRELTWGAEEVALQALIQHVEQVKAENRLLRQELRGLLQHCQLLRDTRTQLQDQQEQLLRETRCAQRAARGPRLGPPALLARQGGPLAPNRLAVPWRN; this is encoded by the coding sequence ATGGCATCCAAAACAAAGACGAGCAAAGATGCAGAGGCACCCAAAGAAGCAATTGAGACGGAAGATCCTGTCAGGGAGaggaaaatgcagctgcaggaggaaagcaggaCCCTCACAGAGCACCTGGACACGTacctgggcagagccctgcagctcctgcatgcCAACAAACGCCTGGAAAAGGAAGCCCAGGGCATTCAGGAGCAGAGCCAGTCCTACCTGTCGTGCCGAGCAAAGCTCAGCCAGGACCCGCCGGGGATGGTGATCACCCTGGACCACCAGAACCGCCAGGAGCTGGCCCGAATCCAGGCGCAGCGGGAGGAGCTGGTCCCGCAGTACGCCGgcaaggagcaggaggtgcGCAGCGCCCTGCAGGACACGGAGAACGAGGCCTCGCAGCTGGGCacggagctgggggagctggagccCTACAAGGAGCAGAAGGCGCAGGCGGAGCAGAAGgtgaaggagctggagagggagctgCGGGTCACCAGGATCCGCTGCGCCGAGGACGCGCACGGCGTGCGGAGAAAGTTCCTGCAGGACAAGGCGCAGTGcgagcagcacttccagcagagGATGCGGGAGCTCACCTGGGGCGCCGAGGAGGTGGCGCTGCAGGCGCTGATCCAGCACGTGGAGCAGGTGAAAGCGGAGAACCGGCTGCTGCGGCAGGAGCTGCgggggctcctgcagcactgccagctgctgcgGGACACCAGGACGCAGCTGCAggaccagcaggagcagctgctgcgGGAGACCCGCTGCGCGCAGCGGGCGGCTCGGGGCCCGCGGCTCGGACCGCCGGCCCTGCTCGCCCGCCAGGGGGGCCCGCTGGCCCCCAACCGCCTGGCCGTGCCCTGGAGGAACTAA
- the LOC130250204 gene encoding erythroblast NAD(P)(+)--arginine ADP-ribosyltransferase-like isoform X3, whose protein sequence is MDLLSLLLLLLLAAAPAPGARRRERDSDIREIALGMAPNSFDDQYQRCRLKMLRALPALNRSEFGRNSAYAEAWAKAAAHWRSRAWAGSSRDEPGSSRAWAGSSQAWVGSSRAEPGSSQAKPDSSQAEPGSSPGSRRAELGSSRAWLGSSWDEPGSSQDEPGSSQAWVGSSRDEPGSRQAELGSSQDGLSSSQAWPGSSQAWPGSSWAEPGSSWAWVGSSRAEPGSKQAWLSSSRTGPGSSRAKPGSSWIGPGFSQVGPGSSQAELGPRPSSSSGSSRAWSGSSRAWSGSSPGSSWAWSGSSQAGPSSSCGSSRTKPRSLLRPEQAIALLAYTMEERLYVEFNRASRKMGRTRREYLKNFHFKVLHFLLTEALRALRGAQSHPRCLHVFRGVNRIRFTARPGQIVRLGQFASSSLLRNVSDFYGTTTTFEVLTCHGADIRRYSTYPEEEEVLIPPYETFNVTGVTWQGDEVLIQLRSHGVHSKYNCAWFRGRSVPRAPPGLTGLLLAALAAVTGPP, encoded by the exons atggatctgctgtccctgctgctgctgctgctgctggcagcggccccggcccccggcGCCCGCCGCCGGGAGCGCGACAGCGACATCAGGGAGATTGCGCTGGGCATGGCCCCCAACTCCTTCGATGACCAGTACCAGCGCTGCCGCCTCAAAATGCTGCGGGCGCTGCCGGCGCTCAACCGCTCCGAGTTTGGCCGGAACAGCGCCTACGCCGAGGCCTGGGCCAAGGCCGCGGCCCACTGGCGCAGCCGGGCCTGGGCGGGCTCCAGCCGGGATGAACCGGGCTCCAGCCGGGCCTGGGCAGGTTCCAGCCAGGCCTGGGTGGGCTCCAGCCGGGCTGAACCGGGCTCTAGCCAGGCCAAACCAGACTCCAGCCAGGCTGAACCGGGCTCCAGCCCAGGTTCCAGACGGGCAGAGCTGG GTTCTAGCCGGGcctggctgggctccagctgggacGAACCGGGTTCCAGCCAAGATGAACCGGGTTCCAGCCAGGCCTGGGTGGGCTCCAGCCGGGATGAACCAGGTTCCAGGCAGGCCGAGCTGGGTTCCAGCCAAGATGGGCTGAGCTCCAGCCAGGCCTGGCCAGGTTCTAGCCAGGCCTGGCCAGGTTCCAGCTGGGCTGAACCGGGTTCCAGCTGGGCCTGGGTGGGCTCCAGCCGGGCTGAGCCGGGCTCCAAACAGGCCTGGTTGAGTTCCAGCCGAACTGGGCCAGGTTCCAGCCGGGCCAAACCGGGCTCCAGCTGGATTGGACCGGGCTTCAGCCAGGTTGGGCCGGGCTCCAGCCAGGCTGAACTGGGCCCCAGACCGAGTTCCAGCTCGGGTTCCAGCCGGGCCTGGTCAGGTTCTAGCCGGGCCTGGTCAGGTTCCAGCCCAGGTTCCAGCTGGGCCTGGTCAGGTTCCAGCCAGGCCGGGCCaagctccagctgtggctccagcaggaCCAAGCCACGCTCGCTGCTGCGGCCAGAGCAGGCCATCGCCCTGCTGGCCTACACCATGGAAGAGCGCTTGTACGTGGAGTTCAACAGGGCCTCGCGCAAGATGGGGCGCACCCGCCGGGAGTACCTGAAAAATTTCCACTTCAAggtgctgcatttcctgctgacCGAGGCGCTGAGGGCCCTGCGGGGCGCCCAGAGCCACCCGCGGTGCCTGCACGTGTTCCGCGGCGTCAACAGGATCCGCTTCaccgcccggcccgggcagATCGTGCGCCTGGGCCAGTTcgcctcctcctccctgctgaggAACGTCAGCGACTTCTACGGCACCACCACCACCTTTGAGGTGCTCACCTGCCACGGCGCCGACATCCGCCGCTACTCCACCTAccccgaggaggaggaggtgctcATCCCGCCCTACGAGACCTTCAACGTCACCGGAGTCACCTGGCAAGGGGACGAGGTCCTCATCCAGCTGCGCTCGCACGGCGTGCACAGCAAATACAACTGCGCCTGGTTCCGAG GCAGAAGcgtccccagagcccccccaggcCTCACTGGGCTcctcctggcagcactggcagctgtcACTGGCCCCCCCTGA
- the LOC130250204 gene encoding NAD(P)(+)--arginine ADP-ribosyltransferase 2-like isoform X1 yields the protein MDLLSLLLLLLLAAAPAPGARRRERDSDIREIALGMAPNSFDDQYQRCRLKMLRALPALNRSEFGRNSAYAEAWAKAAAHWRSRAWAGSSRDEPGSSRAWAGSSQAWVGSSRAEPGSSQAKPDSSQAEPGSSPGSRRAELGSSRAWVGSSQAWAGSSRAWLGSSWDEPGSSQDEPGSSQAWVGSSRDEPGSRQAELGSSQDGLSSSQAWPGSSQAWPGSSWAEPGSSWAWVGSSRAEPGSKQAWLSSSRTGPGSSRAKPGSSWIGPGFSQVGPGSSQAELGPRPSSSSGSSRAWSGSSRAWSGSSPGSSWAWSGSSQAGPSSSCGSSRTKPRSLLRPEQAIALLAYTMEERLYVEFNRASRKMGRTRREYLKNFHFKVLHFLLTEALRALRGAQSHPRCLHVFRGVNRIRFTARPGQIVRLGQFASSSLLRNVSDFYGTTTTFEVLTCHGADIRRYSTYPEEEEVLIPPYETFNVTGVTWQGDEVLIQLRSHGVHSKYNCAWFREASPEPPQASLGSSWQHWQLSLAPPEP from the exons atggatctgctgtccctgctgctgctgctgctgctggcagcggccccggcccccggcGCCCGCCGCCGGGAGCGCGACAGCGACATCAGGGAGATTGCGCTGGGCATGGCCCCCAACTCCTTCGATGACCAGTACCAGCGCTGCCGCCTCAAAATGCTGCGGGCGCTGCCGGCGCTCAACCGCTCCGAGTTTGGCCGGAACAGCGCCTACGCCGAGGCCTGGGCCAAGGCCGCGGCCCACTGGCGCAGCCGGGCCTGGGCGGGCTCCAGCCGGGATGAACCGGGCTCCAGCCGGGCCTGGGCAGGTTCCAGCCAGGCCTGGGTGGGCTCCAGCCGGGCTGAACCGGGCTCTAGCCAGGCCAAACCAGACTCCAGCCAGGCTGAACCGGGCTCCAGCCCAGGTTCCAGACGGGCAGAGCTGGGTTCCAGCCGGGCCTGGGTGGGCTCCAGCCAGGCCTGGGCAGGTTCTAGCCGGGcctggctgggctccagctgggacGAACCGGGTTCCAGCCAAGATGAACCGGGTTCCAGCCAGGCCTGGGTGGGCTCCAGCCGGGATGAACCAGGTTCCAGGCAGGCCGAGCTGGGTTCCAGCCAAGATGGGCTGAGCTCCAGCCAGGCCTGGCCAGGTTCTAGCCAGGCCTGGCCAGGTTCCAGCTGGGCTGAACCGGGTTCCAGCTGGGCCTGGGTGGGCTCCAGCCGGGCTGAGCCGGGCTCCAAACAGGCCTGGTTGAGTTCCAGCCGAACTGGGCCAGGTTCCAGCCGGGCCAAACCGGGCTCCAGCTGGATTGGACCGGGCTTCAGCCAGGTTGGGCCGGGCTCCAGCCAGGCTGAACTGGGCCCCAGACCGAGTTCCAGCTCGGGTTCCAGCCGGGCCTGGTCAGGTTCTAGCCGGGCCTGGTCAGGTTCCAGCCCAGGTTCCAGCTGGGCCTGGTCAGGTTCCAGCCAGGCCGGGCCaagctccagctgtggctccagcaggaCCAAGCCACGCTCGCTGCTGCGGCCAGAGCAGGCCATCGCCCTGCTGGCCTACACCATGGAAGAGCGCTTGTACGTGGAGTTCAACAGGGCCTCGCGCAAGATGGGGCGCACCCGCCGGGAGTACCTGAAAAATTTCCACTTCAAggtgctgcatttcctgctgacCGAGGCGCTGAGGGCCCTGCGGGGCGCCCAGAGCCACCCGCGGTGCCTGCACGTGTTCCGCGGCGTCAACAGGATCCGCTTCaccgcccggcccgggcagATCGTGCGCCTGGGCCAGTTcgcctcctcctccctgctgaggAACGTCAGCGACTTCTACGGCACCACCACCACCTTTGAGGTGCTCACCTGCCACGGCGCCGACATCCGCCGCTACTCCACCTAccccgaggaggaggaggtgctcATCCCGCCCTACGAGACCTTCAACGTCACCGGAGTCACCTGGCAAGGGGACGAGGTCCTCATCCAGCTGCGCTCGCACGGCGTGCACAGCAAATACAACTGCGCCTGGTTCCGAG AAGcgtccccagagcccccccaggcCTCACTGGGCTcctcctggcagcactggcagctgtcACTGGCCCCCCCTGAGCCATGA